In Streptomyces sp. RFCAC02, the following proteins share a genomic window:
- a CDS encoding PIN domain-containing protein, giving the protein MMYLLDTSALVRLLREPKLRTAWHDAIEVGAIASCYPQRTEFLRSARNSREYDEIAEMFSDLYPDASVPKGAGRWIGAMQHRMARAGEHRGASVVDLLIAATAAHHGLTVLHDDADYRVVARHAPELSERNVHDAA; this is encoded by the coding sequence GTGATGTATTTGCTCGACACCTCGGCCCTTGTGCGGCTGCTCCGCGAGCCGAAGCTGCGGACGGCGTGGCACGATGCCATCGAGGTGGGCGCCATCGCGTCCTGCTACCCACAGCGCACGGAGTTTCTGCGCAGCGCGCGGAACAGCCGGGAATACGACGAGATCGCGGAAATGTTCTCGGACCTCTACCCGGACGCGTCGGTACCGAAGGGCGCGGGACGCTGGATCGGTGCGATGCAGCATCGTATGGCCAGAGCCGGGGAGCACCGTGGCGCGTCGGTGGTCGATCTTCTGATCGCGGCGACGGCGGCCCATCACGGCCTGACCGTGCTGCACGACGATGCCGACTACCGTGTCGTCGCACGGCATGCTCCCGAACTGTCGGAGCGCAACGTTCACGATGCCGCCTGA
- a CDS encoding ABC transporter ATP-binding protein has protein sequence MTTSHALAAENLTLGYGDRVVVTSLDLTVPPGAITAIVGANACGKSTLLRSMSRLLAPCEGRVVLDGKEVHRLPAKELARTLGLLPQSPIAPEGITVLDLVGRGRHPHQGLFSRWNDKDDAAVASALEATGTADLADRAVDELSGGQRQRVWIAMALAQQTDLLLLDEPTTFLDVSHQIEVLDLLTDLNRSRGTTIVMVLHDLNLAARYADHLIALASGTLHTAGTPSDVLTEDCVRAVFGLESRIIDDPISGRPLMLPIGRHHTAPTIVDA, from the coding sequence TTGACCACGTCCCACGCACTCGCCGCCGAGAACCTCACCCTCGGCTACGGCGACCGCGTCGTCGTCACATCCCTCGACCTGACGGTGCCGCCCGGCGCGATCACCGCCATCGTCGGCGCCAACGCCTGCGGGAAGTCGACCCTGCTGCGGTCGATGTCACGCCTGCTCGCCCCCTGCGAGGGCCGCGTCGTCCTGGACGGCAAGGAGGTGCACCGCCTCCCCGCCAAGGAACTCGCCCGCACCCTCGGCCTGCTGCCGCAGTCCCCGATCGCGCCCGAGGGCATCACGGTCCTCGACCTCGTCGGCCGCGGCCGCCACCCGCACCAGGGGCTCTTCTCCCGCTGGAACGACAAGGACGACGCCGCGGTCGCCTCGGCCCTCGAAGCGACCGGCACCGCCGACCTCGCCGACCGCGCCGTCGACGAACTCTCCGGCGGCCAGCGCCAGCGCGTGTGGATCGCGATGGCCCTGGCACAGCAGACCGACCTGCTGCTGCTGGACGAGCCGACCACCTTCCTCGACGTGAGCCACCAGATCGAGGTCCTCGACCTCCTGACCGACCTGAACCGCTCACGCGGCACGACGATCGTGATGGTGCTGCACGACCTGAACCTCGCGGCACGCTACGCGGACCACCTGATCGCCCTGGCGTCCGGCACCCTGCACACCGCCGGAACACCGTCCGACGTCCTGACGGAGGACTGCGTCCGAGCGGTGTTCGGCCTGGAGAGCCGCATCATCGACGACCCGATATCGGGCCGCCCCCTGATGCTCCCGATAGGCCGCCACCACACAGCCCCCACGATCGTGGACGCATGA
- a CDS encoding type II toxin-antitoxin system VapB family antitoxin: protein MTVTQIDLDDQALERTMALTKSRTKKEAVNIALRYYAEQQERAARIGRHFERAREWGAVEDAEALHRAEKHAR from the coding sequence GTGACCGTGACACAGATCGATCTGGATGATCAGGCCCTGGAGCGCACCATGGCTCTGACGAAGTCGAGGACGAAAAAGGAAGCGGTGAACATCGCTCTCCGGTACTACGCCGAGCAGCAGGAGCGCGCCGCCCGGATCGGACGCCACTTCGAGCGTGCGCGTGAGTGGGGCGCTGTCGAGGACGCGGAGGCGTTGCACCGGGCGGAGAAGCACGCCCGGTGA
- a CDS encoding LysR substrate-binding domain-containing protein has protein sequence MTDSDAPRTFRLAYVPGVTPAKWVRIWNERLPDVPLVLSGIPAGGADGVLRRGEADAGFVRLPADRTDLSVIPLYTEMTVVVVPKDHVVAAVDEVALADLADEIVLHPLDDTLPWDRPPGRPALERPATTGDAVELVAAGIGLLVVPQSLARLHHRRDLTYRPVTDAPASQVGLAWPEAATTDLVEDFIGIVRGRTVNSSRGRPTPPQPKEKKRKPEPQQRRTPARGGRRGGAGGTKGGRRGGGKPGRRS, from the coding sequence GTGACAGACTCCGACGCGCCCCGCACGTTCCGGCTCGCCTACGTCCCGGGCGTGACGCCGGCCAAGTGGGTGCGGATCTGGAACGAGCGGCTGCCCGACGTCCCGCTCGTGCTGTCCGGGATTCCCGCCGGGGGCGCGGACGGCGTGCTGCGGCGGGGGGAGGCGGACGCCGGCTTCGTCCGGCTGCCGGCCGACCGTACGGACCTCAGCGTCATCCCCCTCTACACCGAGATGACGGTCGTCGTGGTCCCGAAGGACCACGTGGTGGCGGCGGTCGACGAGGTGGCGCTCGCCGACCTCGCCGACGAGATCGTGCTGCACCCCCTGGACGACACCCTCCCGTGGGACCGCCCGCCGGGCCGCCCCGCCCTGGAGCGTCCCGCGACGACGGGCGACGCCGTGGAGCTGGTCGCCGCGGGCATCGGGCTGCTCGTCGTGCCGCAGTCGCTCGCCCGCCTCCACCACCGCAGGGACCTCACCTACCGGCCGGTCACCGACGCCCCCGCGTCGCAGGTCGGGCTGGCGTGGCCGGAGGCGGCGACGACCGACCTCGTGGAGGACTTCATCGGCATCGTGCGCGGCCGGACGGTCAACAGCTCGCGGGGCCGCCCGACACCGCCGCAGCCGAAGGAGAAGAAGCGGAAGCCCGAACCGCAGCAGCGCCGGACACCGGCCCGGGGCGGGCGCCGCGGCGGCGCGGGCGGAACCAAGGGCGGCCGCCGCGGCGGCGGAAAACCCGGCCGCCGCTCGTAG
- a CDS encoding DIP1984 family protein, with product MKLAEALALRADASRRVEQLRARVIGNARHQEGETPSEDPVALLAEADGVLDSLETLIRRINRTNSTVAVAPEGTLTDALARRDVLRLRHALLTGAADAAAGRGGARQLRSELKMLTELPVAELRARADVLAREIRELDMRIQRTNWEADLLED from the coding sequence ATGAAGCTCGCCGAAGCTCTCGCGCTGCGCGCCGACGCGTCACGTCGCGTGGAACAGCTCCGCGCCCGCGTCATCGGCAACGCCCGGCACCAGGAGGGCGAGACCCCCTCCGAGGACCCGGTCGCGCTCCTCGCCGAGGCGGACGGCGTCCTCGACTCGCTGGAGACGCTGATCCGCCGCATCAACCGCACGAACAGCACGGTCGCCGTGGCGCCCGAGGGCACGCTGACCGACGCCCTCGCCCGCCGCGACGTGCTGCGCCTGCGCCACGCCCTGCTGACGGGCGCGGCCGACGCGGCGGCGGGCCGGGGCGGGGCGCGCCAGCTCCGTTCCGAACTGAAGATGCTGACGGAGCTGCCGGTCGCCGAACTCCGCGCCCGGGCCGACGTCCTGGCGCGCGAGATCCGCGAGCTGGACATGCGCATCCAGCGCACGAACTGGGAGGCCGACCTGCTGGAGGACTGA
- a CDS encoding TIGR03086 family metal-binding protein, translated as MDLKPACARMGRVVAGLGDGQLDDPTPCAEYDVGELLAHVAEVARGARAVARKEEQPAGALWAPPREGWREGLAGELRALGEAWNEPTAWEGVSSGAGAELPNELWGRIAFTEIVVHGWDLARATGQPFELPDETVRACYEHVAEFVPNAPVPGLWGARIEIPGDAALFDRLLAITGRQPGWTP; from the coding sequence ATGGATCTGAAGCCCGCGTGCGCGCGGATGGGCCGGGTCGTGGCCGGTCTCGGGGACGGGCAGCTCGACGACCCCACTCCGTGTGCCGAATACGACGTCGGCGAGCTGCTCGCGCATGTCGCCGAGGTGGCGCGGGGAGCCCGGGCCGTCGCGCGCAAGGAGGAGCAGCCGGCGGGAGCGCTGTGGGCGCCGCCGCGTGAGGGATGGCGAGAGGGACTGGCCGGGGAGCTCCGGGCGCTCGGGGAGGCGTGGAACGAGCCGACGGCCTGGGAGGGCGTGTCCAGTGGGGCGGGCGCGGAGTTGCCGAACGAGCTGTGGGGGAGGATCGCGTTCACCGAGATCGTCGTGCACGGATGGGATCTGGCCCGGGCCACGGGACAGCCCTTCGAACTGCCCGACGAGACGGTGCGTGCCTGCTATGAGCACGTCGCCGAGTTCGTGCCGAATGCCCCGGTGCCCGGCCTGTGGGGGGCGCGGATCGAGATACCCGGGGACGCCGCGCTGTTCGACCGGCTGCTCGCGATCACCGGTCGGCAACCCGGCTGGACCCCGTAG
- a CDS encoding type II toxin-antitoxin system PemK/MazF family toxin: MSAGTPLRGEVWGCALPQPLGPHPVVVLTVNRIAEPLSSVTVALITGTTGPRATHIRVGPDSGLTEYTEPYVNCADLHTVAKAHLRKRLGLLASGELRSVETAIRIILGFQR; this comes from the coding sequence GTGAGCGCGGGCACGCCCCTGCGCGGCGAGGTCTGGGGATGTGCCCTGCCGCAGCCGCTCGGCCCGCACCCAGTGGTTGTCCTCACGGTCAACCGCATCGCTGAACCACTGTCCTCGGTAACGGTCGCGCTGATCACGGGAACCACAGGCCCGCGGGCCACGCACATCCGGGTAGGCCCCGACTCCGGCCTGACCGAATACACCGAGCCCTACGTGAACTGCGCGGACCTCCACACGGTCGCGAAGGCACACCTGCGCAAGCGGCTGGGACTCCTGGCCTCGGGCGAACTCCGCAGCGTGGAAACGGCAATCCGCATCATCCTGGGCTTCCAACGCTGA
- a CDS encoding WYL domain-containing protein, whose product MRADRLVSIVLLLRQHGRLSATALARELEVSTRTVLRDIDALSAAGVPVYAERGRYGGFALLPGFRTELTGLNHDEALALVVAGSRRGAQAFGLGTALASAMRKVVDALPESSRATAAGAARRLLIDPDTDLLARRSDADEVPDAVVTEIRRAVFAGHRLRIRYAAADRPPRWRTVDPIGLVTVREKGYLLATRSGADRTYRLARVLAAEELPEPAERQDRVDLARAWRDRGARFRAGGDLVTARVRVAPARREELVGTALAVHSEETAADGRLCVEVTFQDPRHAEWALWQLGTDAEALSPQWLRDALRDRATAIAARYGAPAR is encoded by the coding sequence GTGCGCGCCGACCGGCTGGTATCGATCGTGCTGCTCCTGCGGCAGCACGGCCGGCTGTCCGCGACCGCGCTGGCACGCGAGTTGGAGGTGTCCACGCGCACGGTGCTGCGCGACATCGACGCGCTGTCCGCGGCCGGTGTCCCCGTCTACGCGGAACGCGGCCGGTACGGCGGCTTCGCCCTGCTGCCCGGCTTCAGGACCGAACTCACCGGGCTCAATCACGACGAGGCGCTGGCCCTCGTGGTCGCCGGATCACGGCGCGGCGCGCAGGCGTTCGGACTCGGCACGGCGCTCGCCTCGGCCATGCGCAAGGTGGTCGACGCGCTGCCCGAGAGTTCCCGGGCCACCGCGGCCGGCGCGGCGCGGCGTCTGCTCATCGACCCGGACACCGATCTGCTCGCCCGCAGGTCCGACGCCGACGAGGTGCCCGACGCCGTCGTGACGGAGATACGGCGGGCCGTGTTCGCGGGCCACCGGCTCCGTATCCGCTACGCCGCCGCCGACCGGCCGCCGCGGTGGCGCACCGTGGACCCGATCGGCCTGGTCACCGTCCGGGAGAAGGGCTATCTGCTGGCGACGAGGTCCGGCGCCGACCGCACCTACCGGCTGGCCCGCGTCCTGGCCGCCGAGGAACTCCCCGAGCCGGCCGAGCGCCAGGACCGGGTCGATCTGGCCCGGGCCTGGCGGGACCGCGGCGCGCGGTTCCGGGCGGGCGGCGACCTGGTCACGGCACGGGTGCGGGTGGCCCCGGCGCGGCGGGAGGAACTGGTGGGCACGGCGCTGGCCGTCCACTCCGAGGAGACGGCGGCGGACGGCCGGCTGTGTGTCGAGGTGACCTTCCAGGACCCGAGGCACGCGGAGTGGGCGCTGTGGCAGCTCGGCACGGACGCGGAGGCCCTGTCCCCGCAGTGGCTGCGCGACGCCCTGCGCGACCGGGCCACCGCGATCGCCGCGCGCTACGGAGCGCCGGCCCGGTAA
- a CDS encoding DUF5997 family protein: MTANPTAQTMKPATAAKKLGVYLPATPAEFRDGVVSRAELNALQADPPAWLVELRRDGPHPRPVVAAKLGVSIAGLARGGVTEPLTTAQIEALKQDVPDWLRRERETQAEVRKEAARLKEKRAAEDEDGGGRS; this comes from the coding sequence ATGACAGCGAACCCGACCGCCCAGACGATGAAGCCCGCCACCGCGGCGAAGAAGCTGGGCGTGTACCTCCCGGCGACGCCCGCCGAGTTCAGGGACGGTGTCGTCTCCCGCGCCGAGCTGAACGCGCTCCAGGCGGACCCGCCCGCGTGGCTGGTGGAGCTGCGGCGCGACGGGCCGCACCCCCGGCCGGTGGTCGCGGCGAAGCTGGGTGTCTCCATCGCCGGCCTCGCCCGCGGGGGCGTCACCGAGCCCCTCACGACGGCGCAGATCGAGGCCCTGAAGCAGGACGTCCCCGACTGGCTGCGGCGCGAGCGCGAGACGCAGGCGGAGGTGCGCAAGGAGGCCGCCCGCCTGAAGGAGAAGCGCGCCGCCGAGGACGAGGACGGCGGGGGCCGTTCCTGA
- a CDS encoding iron ABC transporter permease — translation MNAPAAARPSVLRDVTRGRTRRARRRLLIVLVLAALVVAAFAVSLMFGHTYYPPGDVFRVVLGERVPGASFTVGRLRLPRAVLAVTAGLSFGMAGVTFQTMLRNPLASPDVIGISSGAGAAAAIAIVALSLDDTQVSVLAITAALAVALLVYGLAFRDGVVGTRLILIGIGISAMLDSVTSYVLSRAAEWDLQEATRWLTGSLNGTTWDQVVPTAIALAVLAPVLLSRARHLSALQLGDDTASALGVRVERTRVTLIVAAVGLIAFATAACGPIAFVAFLSGPIAARLVGPGTSLLVPAGLVGALLVLVADFTGQYAFDVRYPVGVVTGVLGAPYLVYLIIRTHRAGGSL, via the coding sequence GTGAACGCCCCCGCCGCCGCCCGGCCGTCCGTGCTGCGGGACGTCACCCGCGGCCGGACCCGGCGCGCCCGCCGCCGTCTGCTCATCGTGCTGGTGCTGGCCGCCCTCGTCGTCGCCGCGTTCGCCGTGTCCCTGATGTTCGGGCACACGTACTACCCGCCCGGCGACGTGTTCCGCGTCGTCCTGGGGGAGCGGGTGCCGGGGGCGTCCTTCACGGTCGGGCGGCTCCGGCTGCCCCGCGCGGTCCTCGCCGTGACGGCCGGCCTCAGCTTCGGCATGGCGGGCGTCACGTTCCAGACGATGCTGCGCAACCCGCTGGCCAGCCCGGACGTCATCGGCATCAGCTCGGGCGCCGGCGCGGCGGCGGCCATCGCGATCGTCGCGCTCTCCCTGGACGACACGCAGGTCTCCGTCCTCGCGATCACCGCGGCGCTCGCCGTCGCCCTGCTCGTGTACGGGCTGGCCTTCAGGGACGGCGTCGTCGGCACGCGGCTCATCCTGATCGGCATCGGCATCTCCGCGATGCTCGACAGCGTCACCTCCTACGTCCTGTCCCGGGCCGCCGAGTGGGACCTGCAGGAGGCGACGCGCTGGCTGACCGGCAGCCTCAACGGCACGACGTGGGACCAGGTCGTGCCGACCGCCATCGCCCTGGCCGTCCTCGCCCCCGTCCTGCTGTCGCGGGCACGGCACCTCTCCGCGCTGCAGCTCGGCGACGACACCGCGTCCGCCCTCGGGGTACGCGTCGAACGCACCCGCGTCACCCTCATCGTCGCCGCCGTCGGACTGATCGCCTTCGCCACCGCCGCCTGCGGGCCGATCGCGTTCGTGGCGTTCCTGTCGGGACCCATCGCGGCACGGCTCGTGGGACCCGGCACGTCCCTGCTGGTGCCGGCCGGGCTCGTGGGCGCGCTGCTGGTGCTCGTCGCGGACTTCACGGGCCAGTACGCGTTCGACGTCCGCTACCCGGTGGGCGTCGTCACCGGCGTCCTCGGCGCCCCGTACCTCGTCTACCTGATCATCCGCACCCACCGGGCGGGAGGCTCCCTTTGA
- a CDS encoding PH domain-containing protein, whose product MGLFGNAHAVDAGEAEQEYARLLGEGERVHAAYLLIRDTLLFTDRRLILVDKQGVTGKKIEYHSLPYRSITHFAVETAGHMDLDAELKIWLSGMPVPLTKKFTKGVDIYEVQAILTQYVAR is encoded by the coding sequence ATGGGGCTGTTCGGCAACGCGCACGCCGTGGACGCCGGCGAGGCGGAGCAGGAGTACGCGCGGCTGCTGGGCGAGGGGGAACGGGTGCACGCCGCGTACCTCCTCATCCGGGACACGCTGCTGTTCACGGACCGCCGGCTGATCCTCGTGGACAAGCAGGGCGTGACCGGCAAGAAGATCGAGTACCACTCGCTGCCGTACCGCAGCATCACGCACTTCGCCGTGGAGACGGCGGGGCACATGGACCTCGACGCCGAGCTGAAGATCTGGCTGTCGGGCATGCCGGTGCCGCTGACGAAGAAGTTCACCAAGGGCGTCGACATCTACGAGGTGCAGGCGATCCTCACGCAGTACGTGGCGCGGTAG
- a CDS encoding iron ABC transporter permease → MTTAETRREPDAAPARRPARVRLLWLLAVLLVLAAAMFASVALGSRTVPWSDVWAALGGADDTIGQAAVTKRIPRTVLAVLIGAALGLAGGVMQGVTRNPLADPGILGVNMGASLAVVTAVAYFGLTSPTAYVWVALAGAGLSAAFVYTVGSLGRGGATPLKLALAGAATSAAFASLVSAVVLPRNDIAGGFRLWQIGGVGGASFERIGHVLPFLAVGCAVSLLAARSLNSLALGDDVAAGLGERVALVRATAALGAVVLCGASTAVAGPIGFVGLVVPHACRLLVGVDHRWLLPFSALTGASLLTVADVVGRLVARPAEVDVGIVTALIGAPFFIHVVRRQKVRAL, encoded by the coding sequence GTGACCACGGCCGAAACCCGCCGCGAACCGGACGCCGCCCCCGCGCGGCGTCCGGCGCGCGTCCGGCTCCTGTGGCTCCTCGCGGTGCTCCTCGTGCTGGCCGCCGCCATGTTCGCGTCCGTCGCCCTCGGCTCGCGCACCGTCCCCTGGTCGGACGTGTGGGCCGCGCTCGGCGGCGCGGACGACACCATCGGGCAGGCCGCCGTCACCAAACGGATCCCGCGCACGGTGCTCGCCGTGCTCATCGGCGCCGCCCTCGGCCTCGCCGGCGGCGTCATGCAGGGCGTGACCCGCAACCCGCTGGCCGACCCCGGCATCCTCGGCGTGAACATGGGCGCGTCGCTCGCCGTCGTCACCGCCGTCGCGTACTTCGGCCTCACCTCGCCGACCGCCTACGTGTGGGTGGCGCTGGCCGGCGCGGGCCTCTCCGCCGCCTTCGTGTACACCGTCGGCTCCCTCGGCCGCGGCGGCGCGACCCCCCTCAAGCTCGCCCTCGCGGGCGCCGCGACCTCCGCCGCGTTCGCCTCGCTCGTCAGCGCCGTCGTCCTGCCCCGCAACGACATCGCCGGCGGCTTCCGGCTGTGGCAGATCGGCGGCGTGGGCGGCGCCTCGTTCGAACGCATCGGGCACGTCCTGCCGTTCCTCGCCGTCGGCTGCGCCGTCTCCCTGCTGGCCGCCAGGTCCCTCAACTCGCTCGCCCTCGGCGACGACGTCGCCGCCGGCCTCGGCGAACGCGTCGCGCTCGTGCGGGCCACGGCCGCCCTCGGCGCCGTCGTGCTGTGCGGCGCCTCGACGGCCGTCGCCGGACCGATCGGCTTCGTCGGCCTCGTCGTCCCGCACGCCTGCCGCCTCCTCGTCGGCGTGGACCACCGCTGGCTGCTGCCGTTCTCCGCCCTGACCGGCGCGTCGCTGCTCACCGTCGCCGACGTCGTCGGCCGCCTCGTGGCCCGCCCGGCCGAGGTCGACGTCGGCATCGTTACCGCGCTGATCGGCGCCCCGTTCTTCATCCACGTCGTCCGCCGTCAGAAAGTCCGTGCCCTGTGA
- a CDS encoding glycosyltransferase family 2 protein: MPRLSVIVTCHNVQEFLPTTLRSLARNAAPGIEFIVVDDASSDATPDILRRVDAELPEGRVIRFDTNGGISRARNAGIDAAGGDWLTFLDGDDWYAPGYLERLLAAAEGLGADVVRTDHVQATGRERLVVRAPAPRRGVVLDPRDGINPANAKTMVDYPFVWAGVYRRRIFEDGLRFAPELRTAEDRVFTWQTHLRTRSFAVAGLYGVFYRRGVGTSLTQIRDERQLDFLPAHDQILAEVWEHPDADRFLPKIVRTYCAMIAFHVGNSSRYETEAARRLKREATEALRRMPRGVLEPVIAAMGDERGRILRRLAGRGPGAGRRTVAA, encoded by the coding sequence GTGCCGCGCCTCTCCGTCATTGTCACCTGCCACAACGTGCAGGAGTTCCTGCCCACGACGCTGCGGAGCCTCGCCCGCAACGCGGCGCCCGGGATCGAGTTCATCGTCGTGGACGACGCGTCGTCCGACGCCACGCCCGACATACTGCGCCGCGTGGACGCGGAACTGCCGGAGGGCCGGGTCATCCGGTTCGATACGAACGGCGGCATCTCGCGGGCGCGCAACGCCGGCATCGACGCGGCGGGCGGCGACTGGCTCACGTTCCTCGACGGCGACGACTGGTACGCGCCCGGCTACCTGGAGCGGCTGCTCGCGGCGGCCGAGGGGCTCGGCGCCGACGTCGTCCGCACCGACCACGTGCAGGCCACGGGGCGTGAGCGGCTGGTCGTCCGGGCGCCGGCGCCGCGCCGCGGCGTCGTCCTCGATCCGCGCGACGGCATCAACCCGGCGAACGCGAAGACGATGGTGGACTACCCGTTCGTGTGGGCGGGCGTCTACCGGCGCCGGATCTTCGAGGACGGCCTGCGGTTCGCGCCCGAGCTGCGGACGGCGGAGGACCGCGTCTTCACGTGGCAGACGCACCTGCGGACGCGGAGCTTCGCCGTCGCCGGCCTGTACGGGGTCTTCTACCGGCGCGGCGTCGGCACGTCGCTCACGCAGATCAGGGACGAGCGGCAGCTCGACTTCCTGCCCGCGCACGACCAGATCCTGGCGGAGGTCTGGGAGCACCCGGACGCGGACCGCTTCCTGCCGAAGATCGTACGGACGTACTGCGCGATGATCGCCTTCCATGTGGGGAACTCATCCCGCTACGAGACGGAGGCCGCCCGGCGGCTGAAGCGCGAGGCGACGGAAGCGCTGCGGCGGATGCCGCGCGGCGTGCTGGAGCCGGTGATCGCGGCGATGGGCGACGAGCGCGGCCGCATACTGCGCCGGCTGGCCGGGCGCGGTCCCGGCGCGGGCCGCAGGACGGTGGCGGCATGA
- a CDS encoding glutathione S-transferase C-terminal domain-containing protein — protein MSDPTGGTPAGDGNTEYGRKKFKRSAGHFADRITADGRDGWPVGAGRYRLVVSRACPWASRALISRRLLGLESALSLAVADPIQDDRSWRFTLDPDGRDPVLGIRYLSEAYDARATGYPGGVSVPAVVDVPSGRLVTNDYQRITLDLATEWTALHRAGAPDLYPEPLRDEIDEVMDGVFRDVNNGVYRAGFATDQAEYEAAYRDVFGRLDVLSARLAGSRYLVGDTITEADIRLFTTLVRFDAVYHGHFKCNRNKITEDPVLWAYARDLFQTPGFGDTTDFDHIKRHYYCVHTGINPTGIVPAGPDLSAWLTPHHREQLGGRPFGDGTPPGPAPEAERVPPPGRP, from the coding sequence ATGAGCGACCCCACGGGCGGCACCCCCGCCGGCGACGGCAACACGGAGTACGGCCGCAAGAAGTTCAAGCGCTCGGCCGGCCACTTCGCCGACCGGATCACGGCCGACGGCCGCGACGGCTGGCCCGTCGGGGCCGGCCGCTACCGGCTGGTCGTCAGCCGTGCCTGCCCGTGGGCGAGCCGCGCCCTGATCTCGCGGCGTCTCCTCGGCCTGGAGTCCGCCCTGTCCCTGGCCGTCGCCGACCCGATCCAGGACGACCGGAGTTGGCGGTTCACGCTCGACCCGGACGGCCGCGACCCGGTCCTCGGCATCCGCTACCTGAGCGAGGCGTACGACGCGCGCGCCACCGGCTACCCGGGCGGCGTCAGCGTCCCCGCCGTGGTGGACGTGCCGAGCGGCCGGCTCGTCACCAACGACTACCAGCGGATCACCCTCGACCTCGCGACCGAGTGGACGGCCCTGCACCGCGCCGGCGCCCCCGACCTGTACCCGGAGCCGCTGCGCGACGAGATCGACGAGGTGATGGACGGCGTCTTCCGCGACGTGAACAACGGCGTCTACCGCGCCGGCTTCGCCACCGACCAGGCCGAGTACGAGGCGGCGTACCGGGACGTCTTCGGCCGGCTCGACGTCCTCTCCGCCCGCCTCGCCGGCAGCCGCTACCTCGTCGGCGACACGATCACCGAGGCCGACATCCGGCTGTTCACGACGCTGGTCCGCTTCGACGCCGTCTACCACGGCCACTTCAAGTGCAACCGGAACAAGATCACCGAGGACCCGGTGCTGTGGGCGTACGCCCGCGACCTCTTCCAGACGCCCGGCTTCGGCGACACCACCGACTTCGACCACATCAAGCGGCACTACTACTGCGTGCACACGGGGATCAACCCCACGGGCATCGTCCCCGCCGGCCCCGACCTGTCCGCCTGGCTCACCCCCCACCACCGCGAACAGCTCGGCGGCCGCCCCTTCGGCGACGGCACCCCGCCGGGACCGGCCCCGGAAGCGGAACGCGTCCCGCCCCCGGGCCGCCCCTGA
- a CDS encoding Rid family hydrolase — protein sequence MAHAIVNPDGLHDPVPFGYSHTAAVPAGSELVFVAGQYGSGPDGAVVSADFAEQVTRTFRNIAVALAAHGLGLGHVVQLRTYVVDHGVTRLGPIAGAVRECWGDKPPAQTLIGVAGLATPDVLFEVEAIAAR from the coding sequence ATGGCCCACGCCATCGTCAACCCCGACGGCCTGCACGACCCGGTCCCGTTCGGCTACAGCCACACCGCCGCCGTCCCCGCGGGCTCGGAACTGGTCTTCGTCGCGGGCCAGTACGGGTCGGGCCCGGACGGTGCCGTCGTCTCGGCGGACTTCGCCGAGCAGGTGACGCGGACGTTCCGCAACATCGCCGTCGCCCTGGCCGCCCACGGGCTCGGCCTCGGCCATGTCGTCCAGCTCAGGACGTACGTGGTGGACCACGGCGTCACCAGGCTCGGGCCGATCGCGGGGGCCGTGCGGGAGTGCTGGGGCGACAAGCCGCCGGCGCAGACCCTCATCGGTGTCGCGGGCCTGGCCACTCCGGACGTCCTCTTCGAGGTCGAGGCCATCGCCGCCCGCTGA